A window of Calonectris borealis chromosome 3, bCalBor7.hap1.2, whole genome shotgun sequence contains these coding sequences:
- the LOC142080100 gene encoding WD repeat and coiled-coil-containing protein — protein sequence MELGKAKLLRTGLNALYQAIHPVHGIAWTDGKQVILTSLHLHNGEPKFGDSSVVGQFEHVHGLYWGPCPPDAPALLAVQHKKHITIWQLCFNVTERNKLLVSQICDISEPFPVLPQGCVWHPKKEILAVLTTRDASVLHSVHLNNSRIKADIKGSGLIHCACWTKEGNRLVVGVGSALHSYIWDDAQKTLNACSFCPIFDVGGYICAVEATLNFQVAVATELPLDKICGLNAGVAFEVPASMEAESFPSQSSLCGEEEYSMDRGKKSLDSEKPLSVVTSPVDLTHILSSKQGAESSPLLHLRPKDYLTGSGQDSSHLILVTFERKVTSTKKVSIPGILVPDMMAFDPKTQTVSVASNTCNIILVYSLTSSNLPNIQQIQLEKNEKPKGLCFLTNKLLLILVGRQKFTDPAFLPSSRSDKYMIRLMIKELIFEMSPSTSASVNGSSNLNLSNVPHDLSTDVHPLSRGLLIPDRAAIQSPASRRKLIEEIKSPVYEQSLLLNMSDLKDKKISMNFPPAVESLDAEPVNRTLALSATSLAFSNKPSSPKRQADAASKIPNSYKNNLLSEKEASYFSKNVEKLSGNFTELQHHLSELTELLKTGKRNLPVYPSSQEPSFINITCQKQLSRSDSDERRAVILCGGKLRLNIVQQIFNLSLVEMQHGSSWIVLTADSEGFVPLMFTPTQEIVVRDASMKGYSARSSKTLDIISSTEGCRPASSESLDITSSLEVLRDCSSKTLDSSSPSEQQ from the exons ATGGAGCTAGGAAAGGCGAAGCTTCTGAGAACTGGCCTTAATGCCTTATACCAAGCAATTCACCCTGTGCATGGTATTGCCTGGACAGACGGGAAACAGGTGATACTAACTTCTTTACACCTTCATAATGGAGAGCCAAAATTTGGTGACTCGAGTGTTGTCGGTCAGTTTGAACATGTCCATGGACTCTACTGGGGCCCATGTCCCCCTGATGCCCCAGCTCTGCTCGCTGTTCAACATAAAAAGCATATCACCATTTGGCAGCTCTGCTTTAAtgttacagaaagaaataagCTCTTAGTTTCTCAGATATGCGACATCAGCGAGCCGTTTCCAGTGCTCCCCCAAGGCTGCGTGTGGCATCCGAAGAAGGAGATCTTGGCTGTGCTAACGACACGGGATGCCTCCGTCCTGCACTCTGTTCATCTCAACAACTCAAGAATCAAAGCAGATATTAAAGGCAGCGGTCTCATCCACTGCGCTTGTTGGACGAAGGAAGGCAATCGCTTAGTAGTGGGAGTAGGCAGTGCCCTTCATTCTTATATTTGGGATGATGCTCAGAAAACACTGAATGCTTGTTCTTTTTGCCCAATCTTTGATGTGGGAGGCTACATCTGTGCTGTGGAAGCTACTCTGAATTTCCAAGTTGCTGTTGCCACCGAGCTTCCTCTAGACAAGATCTGTGGCTTAAATGCTGGTGTTGCATTTGAAGTTCCGGCGAGCATGGAAGCAGAGTCCTTCCCCTCGCAGTCCAGCTTATGCGGTGAGGAAGAGTATTCCATGGATAGGGGGAAGAAATCACTGGACTCTGAGAAGCCCTTGTCTGTAGTTACATCTCCTGTGGATCTAACTCACATACTTTCTAGCAAGCAGGGTGCTGAGTCCAGCCCTCTTCTTCATCTGAGGCCCAAGGACTACCTAACGGGAAGTGGCCAAGATTCTTCACATCTCATCTTGGTGACTTTTGAAAGAAAGGTTACCTCTACCAAAAAAGTTAGCATCCCAGGCATTCTGGTTCCTGATATGATGGCTTTTGACCCCAAAACTCAAACTGTATCAGTTGCCTCCAATACTTGTAACATTATTTTAGTCTATTCACTGACTTCATCCAATTTACCCAATATTCAACAAATTCAgctagagaaaaatgagaaaccaAAGGGTTTGTGCTTCTTGACCAATAAATTGTTACTGATACTGGTTGGAAGACAAAAATTCACTGACCCTGCATTTCTTCCCTCTTCAAGATCAGACAAATATATGATCCGATTGATGATTAAGGAACTAATATTTGAAATGAGTCCTTCCACATCTGCGTCAGTTAATGGGAGCTCCAATTTGAACCTTTCAAACGTACCTCATGATCTCTCTACAGATGTTCACCCTCTTAGCCGTGGACTCCTGATACCAGATCGTGCTGCCATTCAGTCCCCTGCCAGCAGAAGGAAACTCATTGAAGAAATTAAGAGTCCTGTTTATGAACAAAGCTTGTTGTTGAACATGAGTGACCTCAAAGATAAAAAGATTTCCATGAATTTTCCTCCAGCTGTTGAGTCTCTCGATGCCGAACCAGTTAATCGGACTCTGGCACTGTCTGCCACGTCGCTGGCGTTTTCTAACAAGCCATCATCTCCAAAAAGGCAGGCAGATGCAGCTTCCAAAATACCGAATTCTTACAAGAATAACCtattaagtgaaaaggaggcaaGTTACTTTTCGAAAAATGTAGAAAAACTGTCTGGTAACTTCACAGAATTACAGCATCATCTCTCTGAATTAACTGAGCTGCTAAAAACTGGGAAGAGAAATCTTCCAGTCTACCCATCTTCTCAGGAACCCTCTTTTATTAACATCACCTGCCAG AAGCAGCTTTCCAGAAGTGATTCAGATGAAAGACGAGCTGTTATTCTTTGTGGTGGTAAACTCCGTCTGAATATAGTCCAGCAGATATTTAATCTCTCTCTTGTAGAAATGCAACATG GTTCATCTTGGATTGTTCTCACAGCCGACAGCGAGGGCTTTGTTCCGTTAATGTTTACACCCACGCAGGAGATAGTCGTAAGAGATGCCAGTATGAAAGGCTACAGCGCCCGTTCTTCCAAAACTTTGGACATCATCAGTTCTACAGAAGGGTGTAGACCCGCTTCTTCTGAAAGTCTGGATATCACGAGTTCTTTGGAAGTCCTCAGAGACTGCTCCTCCAAGACTTTAGACAGCAGCAGTCCTTCAGAACAGCAGTAA